The following are from one region of the Coffea eugenioides isolate CCC68of chromosome 2, Ceug_1.0, whole genome shotgun sequence genome:
- the LOC113761239 gene encoding chaperone protein dnaJ C76, chloroplastic: MESSLFCNQNAVGNLSKVQETVKDIIVNRRNSPSTCSFPSALTPPTLKTSLPFLSSFSSCSFRLNCYRKDDEHLSTSLAYDVLGLAPDCTPAELKAAFRAKVKEYHPDVRQDKGSSDMMIRRVIKAYEILSNCSRSEIIERECMDPFDEPECEAFDVFVNEVLCVGKGCPYSCVKRAPHAFEFSSLTGTARATSQGHGKDYQVQSAVGQCPMSCIYFVTPSQRIILEELLDSIIGAPYDTSAEADLLYSLIVKAKFENNRYRKPKQQPKVSTKHVDWF, encoded by the exons ATGGAAAGTTCATTATTCTGCAACCAAAATGCAGTTGGAAATTTATCAAAAGTTCAAGAAACAGTTAAGGATATTATTGTTAACCGTCGTAATTCTCCCTCCACCTGCTCATTTCCATCTGCTCTTACCCCTCCAACCTTGAAAACTtcacttccttttctttcttcattttcttcttgttcATTCAGATTGAATTGTTACCGTAAAGATGATGAACATCTATCCACTTCTTTGGCTTATGATGTTCTTGGTTTAGCCCCTGATTGTACTCCAGCCGAACTCAAGGCTGCTTTTCGCGCCAAA GTTAAAGAGTATCATCCTGATGTCAGACAAGATAAGGGAAGCTCAGATATGATGATTCGTCGTGTAATTAAAGCATATGAG ATATTATCGAACTGCAGCAGGTCAGAAATTATTGAGAG GGAATGTATGGACCCATTCGATGAACCAGAATGTGAAGCATTTGATGTATTTGTTAATGAGGTTCTTTGTGTTGGAAAAG GCTGTCCATATTCATGTGTTAAGAGAGCACCTCATGCATTTGAGTTTTCTTCTTTAACAGGAACTGCTCGTGCAACTTCTCAAG GACATGGCAAAGATTATCAAGTGCAGAGTGCAGTTGGCCAGTGCCCCATGAGTTGTATTTACTTTGTTACACCTTCTCAGCGAATCATTCTGGAAGAGCTACTTGATAG CATCATTGGTGCACCATATGATACTTCAGCAGAGGCAGACTTGCTTTATTCTCTCATTGTGAAGGCCAAATTTGAAAACAATAGGTACCGAAAGCCCAAGCAACAGCCGAAGGTCTCCACCAAACATGTAGATTGGTTTTGA
- the LOC113760464 gene encoding homeobox-DDT domain protein RLT1 isoform X2, translating to MGEHSEDDKVLPEMNKKRIVKTRAQVEALEKLYDEHKYPTEALKEEFAKSVGLTEKQVSGWFCHRRLKDKRLANPEAYANGRQDRSSGILQDRGSGLRQDSCGSTKQGDDRNYDPREVESRRLVGQEYSAADLTYELGSHYTGNHGSADDTSSGSSSSLRNMSFPQDRDRFALANSRYQAQSLPMEIKEVKPRTGPSGYLKVKGQVENAAITAVKRQLGRHYRADGPPLGVEFDPLPPGAFESSIQEPPNESYYAEEAVLPRSPENSMVHKNSNLGSGSQYNPKASSHDSDMERTRFKMAHGPDRSENCFPPKSKQKSPLHNHGDFYAGRSSSMDIHEGSARKTRVYDSQDPDRKAKYGDGGMSLDSFSGHRHSRLHNPRVDSDHADPWLQNYNDMNSNVAPAEHFVSKSSNLASKGVEYDDFTHKGLSKRMAKEAKSSGERLTLNGNFDPVQPKNGLTSAKRVGNELPQEHYSKKTSWSEVPPWTNQAPRSAAEMPTSFSEDDETADTSSSVD from the exons ATGGGAG AGCACTCTGAAGATGATAAAGTTCTTCCAGAAATGAACAAGAAGAGAATAGTCAAAACACGTGCTCAGGTGGAAGCTTTAGAGAAATTGTATGATG AGCACAAATATCCTACAGAGGCATTGAAAGAAGAATTTGCTAAGTCAGTAGGATTGACGGAAAAGCAGGTTTCTGGGTGGTTTTGCCACAGAAGGTTGAAAGATAAGAGATTAGCAAATCCTGAAGCATATGCAAATGGAAGACAAGATCGTTCAAGCGGTATCTTACAAGATCGTGGGAGTGGACTTAGGCAGGACTCTTGTGGCAGCACTAAACAAGGGGATGATAGGAATTACGATCCAAGAGAAGTTGAAAGTAGAAGATTAGTTGGCCAAGAGTATTCTGCTGCAGATCTCACTTATGAGCTTGGTAGTCATTATACGGGGAATCATGGTTCAGCTGATGATACATCATCTGGAAGTAGCTCTTCTTTAAGGAATATGTCCTTTCCTCAAGATAGGGATCGTTTTGCTTTGGCAAATTCAAGATACCAAGCACAGAGTTTGCCGATGGAGATAAAGGAGGTAAAACCAAGAACTGGCCCATCAGGATATTTAAAAGTGAAGGGTCAGGTTGAGAATGCTGCTATTACTGCAGTTAAGAGGCAGCTGGGGAGACATTACCGGGCTGATGGTCCACCACTTGGTGTTGAATTTGATCCACTGCCCCCTGGAGCATTTGAGTCTTCAATTCAGGAGCCACCCAATG AATCTTATTATGCTGAAGAAGCTGTTCTACCCCGCTCACCAGAAAATTCCATGGTTCACAAGAATTCTAATTTGGGCAGC GGCTCCCAGTACAACCCAAAGGCAAGCTCTCATGACTCAGACATGGAGAGAACAAGATTTAAAATGGCACATGGACCTGATCGTTCTGAAAACTGTTTTCCCCCAAAATCCAAGCAGAAATCTCCTTTGCACAATCATGGTGACTTTTATGCCGGAAGAAGTTCATCTATGGATATCCATGAGGGTTCTGCAAGGAAAACACGTGTTTATGATAGCCAGGATCCTGATCGAAAGGCTAAGTATGGTGATGGAGGGATGAGTTTGGATTCTTTTTCTGGACATCGTCATTCACGTCTCCACAATCCAAGAGTTGATAGCGATCATGCAGATCCTTGGTTGCAGAACTATAATGATATGAACTCCAATGTGGCCCCAGCAGAGCACTTTGTCTCTAAGTCATCAAACTTGGCCTCTAAGGGTGTTGAATATGATGATTTTACGCATAAAGGCCTCTCTAAAAGAATGGCAAAG GAAGCCAAAAGCTCTGGAGAAAGGTTAACACTAAATGGTAATTTTGATCCAGTTCAACCTAAGAATGGGCTGACA TCTGCCAAAAGAGTTGGGAATGAACTTCCTCAAGAGCATTACAGCAAGAAAACGTCGTGGAGTGAAGTGCCACCATGGACAAATCAGGCTCCAAG GTCCGCTGCAGAAATGCCAACTAGTTTTAGTGAAGATGACGAGACTGCAGACACTAGTTCTTCTGTGGATTGA
- the LOC113760464 gene encoding homeobox-DDT domain protein RLT1 isoform X1, translating to MGEHSEDDKVLPEMNKKRIVKTRAQVEALEKLYDEHKYPTEALKEEFAKSVGLTEKQVSGWFCHRRLKDKRLANPEAYANGRQDRSSGILQDRGSGLRQDSCGSTKQGDDRNYDPREVESRRLVGQEYSAADLTYELGSHYTGNHGSADDTSSGSSSSLRNMSFPQDRDRFALANSRYQAQSLPMEIKEVKPRTGPSGYLKVKGQVENAAITAVKRQLGRHYRADGPPLGVEFDPLPPGAFESSIQEPPNDSTKMTESYYAEEAVLPRSPENSMVHKNSNLGSGSQYNPKASSHDSDMERTRFKMAHGPDRSENCFPPKSKQKSPLHNHGDFYAGRSSSMDIHEGSARKTRVYDSQDPDRKAKYGDGGMSLDSFSGHRHSRLHNPRVDSDHADPWLQNYNDMNSNVAPAEHFVSKSSNLASKGVEYDDFTHKGLSKRMAKEAKSSGERLTLNGNFDPVQPKNGLTSAKRVGNELPQEHYSKKTSWSEVPPWTNQAPRSAAEMPTSFSEDDETADTSSSVD from the exons ATGGGAG AGCACTCTGAAGATGATAAAGTTCTTCCAGAAATGAACAAGAAGAGAATAGTCAAAACACGTGCTCAGGTGGAAGCTTTAGAGAAATTGTATGATG AGCACAAATATCCTACAGAGGCATTGAAAGAAGAATTTGCTAAGTCAGTAGGATTGACGGAAAAGCAGGTTTCTGGGTGGTTTTGCCACAGAAGGTTGAAAGATAAGAGATTAGCAAATCCTGAAGCATATGCAAATGGAAGACAAGATCGTTCAAGCGGTATCTTACAAGATCGTGGGAGTGGACTTAGGCAGGACTCTTGTGGCAGCACTAAACAAGGGGATGATAGGAATTACGATCCAAGAGAAGTTGAAAGTAGAAGATTAGTTGGCCAAGAGTATTCTGCTGCAGATCTCACTTATGAGCTTGGTAGTCATTATACGGGGAATCATGGTTCAGCTGATGATACATCATCTGGAAGTAGCTCTTCTTTAAGGAATATGTCCTTTCCTCAAGATAGGGATCGTTTTGCTTTGGCAAATTCAAGATACCAAGCACAGAGTTTGCCGATGGAGATAAAGGAGGTAAAACCAAGAACTGGCCCATCAGGATATTTAAAAGTGAAGGGTCAGGTTGAGAATGCTGCTATTACTGCAGTTAAGAGGCAGCTGGGGAGACATTACCGGGCTGATGGTCCACCACTTGGTGTTGAATTTGATCCACTGCCCCCTGGAGCATTTGAGTCTTCAATTCAGGAGCCACCCAATG ATTCTACCAAAATGACAGAATCTTATTATGCTGAAGAAGCTGTTCTACCCCGCTCACCAGAAAATTCCATGGTTCACAAGAATTCTAATTTGGGCAGC GGCTCCCAGTACAACCCAAAGGCAAGCTCTCATGACTCAGACATGGAGAGAACAAGATTTAAAATGGCACATGGACCTGATCGTTCTGAAAACTGTTTTCCCCCAAAATCCAAGCAGAAATCTCCTTTGCACAATCATGGTGACTTTTATGCCGGAAGAAGTTCATCTATGGATATCCATGAGGGTTCTGCAAGGAAAACACGTGTTTATGATAGCCAGGATCCTGATCGAAAGGCTAAGTATGGTGATGGAGGGATGAGTTTGGATTCTTTTTCTGGACATCGTCATTCACGTCTCCACAATCCAAGAGTTGATAGCGATCATGCAGATCCTTGGTTGCAGAACTATAATGATATGAACTCCAATGTGGCCCCAGCAGAGCACTTTGTCTCTAAGTCATCAAACTTGGCCTCTAAGGGTGTTGAATATGATGATTTTACGCATAAAGGCCTCTCTAAAAGAATGGCAAAG GAAGCCAAAAGCTCTGGAGAAAGGTTAACACTAAATGGTAATTTTGATCCAGTTCAACCTAAGAATGGGCTGACA TCTGCCAAAAGAGTTGGGAATGAACTTCCTCAAGAGCATTACAGCAAGAAAACGTCGTGGAGTGAAGTGCCACCATGGACAAATCAGGCTCCAAG GTCCGCTGCAGAAATGCCAACTAGTTTTAGTGAAGATGACGAGACTGCAGACACTAGTTCTTCTGTGGATTGA
- the LOC113761760 gene encoding pentatricopeptide repeat-containing protein At3g05340, with the protein MNTRWLLQCSSCCLPFFWAAYRSSHLKTFSFSTPFSPETPKYSRNHVEISSLLSTCGREGNLRLGSSLHASIIKNPEVYNLENDRIVRNSLVIWNSLLSMYSQCGQLSDAVKMFDEMPVRDTISCNSIISGFLRNGKFEMGFGYFKEMIRSEFLRLDRASLTTVLSACDGLEFLGVTRMLHGLVVLSGFRREVTVGNALMTSYFRCGCSNLGKRVFDEMVERNVISWTAVISGLVQNEFYEESLDLFVEMYHGSVAPNYLTYLSALSACAGLQALKEGCQIHGVVWKLGIQSDFCVESVLMDMYSKCGCVEDAWQIFESAKVVDEVSTTVVLVGFAQNGFKDEAIQIFVKMVRAGIKLDPNVISAVLGVFGVETSLDLGKQVHSLVIKKGFGANPFVSNGLINMYSKCGNLEESVKIFTEMPQRNPVSWNSMIAAFARHGNCFRAFELYEEMTSEGREPTDVTFLSLLHACSHVGLVHRGMGILETMQRVYGMVPRMEHYACVVDMLGRAGLLKEAKHFIEGLPIEPGALIWQALLGACGIHGDNEMGKYAADQLLLAAPDSPVPYTLMANMCSSEGKWNDRATIIREMKERGVAKETGTSWIEIEKKIHSFVVADQMHPQNEFIYQSLLGLLKHMTDEGHLLENRLILYSRRPKQNGILDAKHFEFIE; encoded by the coding sequence ATGAATACCAGATGGCTTCTTCAATGCTCGAGTTGTTGCCTCCCCTTCTTCTGGGCCGCCTATCGCTCCTCCCACCTCAAAACCTTCAGTTTTTCAACTCCATTTTCTCCAGAAACCCCGAAGTATTCACGAAACCATGTAGAAATAAGCAGCCTTCTCTCCACTTGTGGAAGAGAAGGCAATCTGCGTCTGGGTTCTTCTCTCCATGCCTCCATTATAAAAAATCCGGAAGTTTATAACCTCGAAAATGATCGTATTGTTCGGAATTCTCTTGTAATTTGGAACTCTTTGCTCTCCATGTATTCACAGTGCGGTCAATTGTCGGATGCGGTCAAGATGTTTGATGAGATGCCTGTTAGAGATACTATTTCTTGTAATTCAATTATTTCCGGGTTTTTGAGAAATGGGAAGTTTGAGATGGGATTTGGGTATTTTAAAGAAATGATACGTTCGGAGTTTCTTCGGCTTGATCGTGCCAGTTTGACTACGGTTTTGTCAGCTTGTGATGGACTTGAGTTTCTTGGAGTTACTAGGATGCTGCATGGATTGGTGGTTTTGAGTGGTTTTAGGAGGGAAGTTACAGTTGGGAATGCTCTGATGACATCGTATTTTAGGTGTGGGTGTTCTAACTTGGGGAAACGGGTTTTTGATGAGATGGTGGAGAGGAATGTCATCTCTTGGACAGCAGTGATATCCGGCCTTGTCCAAAATGAGTTTTATGAGGAAAGTTTGGACTTGTTTGTGGAAATGTACCATGGATCAGTAGCTCCGAACTATTTGACGTATCTGAGTGCGTTATCCGCTTGTGCTGGCTTACAGGCTCTGAAAGAGGGTTGTCAGATTCATGGGGTTGTTTGGAAATTGGGGATTCAATCAGACTTTTGTGTCGAAAGTGTGTTGATGGATATGTACTCAAAATGCGGTTGTGTGGAGGATGCTTGGCAGATTTTTGAGTCTGCTAAGGTGGTTGACGAGGTTTCCACGACTGTTGTTCTTGTGGGCTTTGCACAAAATGGATTCAAGGATGAAGCGATTCAGATTTTTGTGAAAATGGTACGGGCAGGAATTAAGCTTGATCCAAATGTCATATCTGCCGTCCTTGGAGTGTTTGGCGTTGAAACTTCATTGGATCTTGGTAAACAAGTTCACTCTTTAGTTATCAAGAAAGGATTTGGTGCTAACCCTTTTGTTAGCAATGGCTTAATCAACATGTATTCCAAGTGTGGGAACTTGGAGGAATCAGTTAAAATTTTTACTGAGATGCCACAGAGGAATCCAGTTTCATGGAATTCAATGATTGCAGCATTTGCTCGTCATGGTAATTGCTTTAGAGCATTTGAATTATATGAAGAGATGACATCAGAGGGTCGAGAGCCAACAGATGTTacatttctttctttgcttCACGCATGCAGTCATGTTGGTTTAGTGCACAGAGGCATGGGGATTTTAGAAACCATGCAGAGAGTTTATGGCATGGTACCTAGGATGGAACACTATGCCTGTGTTGTTGACATGCTTGGTCGGGCAGGTCTGCTTAAAGAAGCAAAGCATTTTATCGAAGGATTACCTATTGAGCCAGGAGCCTTAATTTGGCAAGCTTTACTTGGTGCTTGTGGTATTCATGGTGATAATGAAATGGGCAAGTATGCTGCTGACCAACTGCTCTTGGCTGCACCAGATAGCCCAGTGCCATATACATTGATGGCCAACATGTGTTCTTCAGAAGGGAAATGGAATGATAGAGCAACAATTattagggagatgaaagagagGGGAGTAGCTAAAGAGACGGGCACAAGTTGGATTGAGATTGAGAAGAAGATTCATAGTTTTGTTGTTGCTGATCAAATGCATCCACAAAATGAATTTATCTATCAAAGTCTGTTAGGTTTGCTTAAGCATATGACAGATGAGGGACATCTGCTGGAGAATAGATTGATTTTATACTCCCGCAGACCAAAACAAAATGGAATCTTAGATGCTAAACACTTCGAATTCATTGAGTGA
- the LOC113761759 gene encoding mannosylglycoprotein endo-beta-mannosidase-like, which yields MAEIGKVVLDKGWLAARSTDIELTGVQLTTTNPPSGPDSTWMEAVVPGTVLATLVKNKVVPDPFYGLGNEAIIDIADSGREHYTFWFFTTFECNLLNNQHIDLNFRAINYSAEVYLNGHKKILPKGMFRRHSIDVTSILLHDRPNLLAVLVHPPDHPGRIPPQGGQGGDHEIGKDVAAQYVEGWDWIAPIRDRNTGIWDKVSISVTGPVKIVDPHLVSSFFDNYKRVYLHTTIELVNKSAIVAECLLNIQVATEVEGNTCLVEHLQTQNLSLPAGAHVHYTFSEIFFYKPKLWWPNGMGKQYLYNVEITIEVRGFGESDLWSQPFGFRKIENHIDSATGGRLFKVNGEPIFIRGGNWILSDGLLRLSKKRYQADIKFHADMNFNMIRCWGGGLAERPDFYHYCDMYGILVWQEFWITGDVDGRGDPISNPDGPVDHDLFLLCARDTIKLLRNHPSLALWVGGNEQVPPEDVNSALKTYLKLHPYFENLNSDDISKRELFPVLKDPSQYLDGTRVYVQGSLWDGFADGKGDFTDGPYEIQNPEDFFKEDYYEYGFNPEVGSVGMPVAATIRATMPPEGWDIPLFIKLPDGYVQEAANPIWEYHKYIPYSKPEKKVHDQILLYGTPKDLDDFCLKAQLVNYIQYRALLEGWTSRMWSKYTGVLIWKTQNPWTGLRGQFYDHLHDQTAGFYGCRCAAEPIHVQLNLATYYIEVVNTTSGELSNVAIEASVWNLEGMCPYYEVSEKLTVPSKRTVPIFEMKYPKSKNAKPVYFLLLKLYNISDYGILSRNLYWLHLPGGDYKLLEPYRNKEVPLKITSQALIRGSTCEVQVRVVNTSKKPDSRSLLDKNILTKSSRTGDCDTTLLEPVPSANEKKQEMSLFQKIQRNFAKERSSLKVTAIGGTEYGVAFFLHFSVHDSKKDKKEGEDTRILPVHYSDNYFSLVPGEEMSITISFEILPGVNPHVTLHGWNYQGGHTVL from the exons ATGGCCGAAATAGGGAAAGTAGTGCTGGATAAAGGATGGTTGGCGGCAAGATCAACTGACATTGAGCTTACCGGAGTTCAGCTCACCACCACTAATCCTCCTTCCGGTCCTGATTCTACCTGGATGGAAGCTGTCGTTCCCGGAAC CGTTCTGGCAACTCTTGTAAAGAACAAAGTTGTACCTGATCCTTTTTATGGGTTGGGAAATGAGGCTATTATTGACATTGCTGATTCAGGAAGGGAGCATTACACCTTCTGGTTTTTCACCACTTTTGAGTGTAATCTG TTGAATAATCAGCACATTGACCTCAATTTCCGAGCTATAAATTACTCTGCTGAAGTTTATCTAAATGGCCACAAGAAGATCCTCCCAAAGGGGATGTTTCGAAGACACTCCATTGATGTTACTAGTATTTTGCTCCATGATCGTCCAAATCTTCTTGCTGTTTTAGTTCATCCTCCTGATCATCCCGGGAGAATTCCTCCCCAAGGGGGTCAAGGTGGTGATCATGAG ATTGGGAAAGATGTTGCTGCACAATATGTCGAGGGCTGGGACTGGATAGCTCCAATAAG GGACCGGAACACTGGCATCTGGGACAAGGTATCAATCTCTGTTACTGGG CCAGTGAAGATCGTTGATCCTCACCTGGTGTCCTCATTCTTTGACAATTACAAGCGGGTGTATCTGCATACTACGATAGAGTTGGTAAATAAAAGTGCCATAGTTGCAGAATGTTTGTTGAATATCCAAGTGGCAACTGAAGTTGAAGGAAACACTTGCCTAGTAGAACATCTTCAGACTCAAAATCTGTCATTACCTGCTGGAGCACATGTGCATTATACATTCTCAGAG ATTTTCTTCTACAAGCCTAAATTGTGGTGGCCGAATGGCATGGGAAAGCAATATCTGTACAATGTCGAAATAACAATTGAGGTCAGGGGCTTTGGAGAGTCAGATTTGTGGAGCCAGCCTTTTGGCTTTCGCAAAATTGAGAATCATATAGACAGTGCAACCGGAGGAAG GTTGTTTAAGGTCAATGGAGAGCCAATATTTATCCGTGGAGGTAATTGGATATTGTCAGATGGACTATTGCGGCTCTCAAAGAAACGTTATCAAGCAGACATTAAGTTTCATGCTGATATGAACTTTAATATGATCCGCTGTTGGGGTGGTGGACTAGCAGAGAGGCCAGATTTTTATCATTACTGTGATATGTATGGGATTCTG GTTTGGCAAGAATTTTGGATAACAGGAGATGTTGATGGACGAGGTGACCCCATCTCAAACCCAGATGGCCCAGTGGACCATGACCTCTTCTTACTTTGTGCAAGGGATACTATCAAGCTTCTAAGAAATCATCCTAGTCTTGCTCTGTGGGTGGGGGGCAATGAACAAGTTCCACCGGAGGATGTAAATTCAGCTCTGAAAACTTACCTAAAGCTCCAcccttattttgaaaatttgaacaGTGATGACATTTCAAAAAGAGAACTTTTCCCTGTATTGAAGGACCCTAGTCAGTATCTTGATGGTACGCGTGTTTATGTCCAAGGATCTTTGTGGGATGGATTTGCAGATGGAAAAGGAGATTTCACAGATGGCCCTTATGAAATTCAAAATCCCGAGGATTTCTTCAAGGAGGATTATTACGAGTATGGATTCAATCCTGAGGTTGGTTCTGTGGGGATGCCTGTGGCAGCTACAATTAGGGCAACAATGCCACCTGAAGGGTGGGATATTCCTTTGTTTATAAAGCTGCCAGATGGCTATGTACAGGAAGCTGCAAATCCCATATGGGAATACCACAAGTACATTCCATATTCAAAACCGGAGAAGAAGGTTCATGATCAGATTTTGCTTTATGGGACCCCAAAAgatcttgatgatttttgtcTTAAG GCACAACTAGTTAATTATATCCAGTATAGAGCTCTCTTAGAAGGCTGGACCTCGCGTATGTGGAGCAAGTATACAGGAGTTTTAATCTGGAAAACTCAAAATCCCTGGACAGGTCTCCGGGGCCAATTCTATGATCATCTCCATGACCAAACAGCAGGGTTCTATGGCTGTCGCTGTGCTGCAGAACCTATCCATGTTCAACTTAATCTGGCAACATATTACATCGAG GTGGTTAATACTACATCTGGTGAACTCTCTAATGTGGCTATAGAAGCCTCCGTGTGGAATCTGGAGGGGATGTGCCCATATTATGAAGTGTCTGAAAAGCTCACTGTACCATCTAAAAGAACAGTACCTATCTTTGAGATGAAATATCCCAAGTCTAAAAATGCAAAGCCAGTTTACTTTCTCCTCCTTAAACTGTATAACATATCGGACTATGGCATATTGTCCAGGAACTTGTACTGGTTGCATTTACCAGGTGGTGATTACAAGCTCTTGGAACCCTACAGGAATAAGGAAGTGCCACTTAAAATAACATCTCAAGCTTTAATAAGGGGATCCACCTGTGAAGTCCAGGTGCGTGTAGTTAACACATCAAAGAAACCAGATTCTAGAAGTCTTCTTGACAAGAATATACTTACCAAAAGTAGTCGCACTGGTGATTGTGATACAACATTGTTGGAACCTGTACCAAGTGCAAATgagaaaaaacaagaaatgaGTCTGTTTCAGAAGATTCAGAGAAATTTTGCTAAGGAGCGAAGCAGTTTGAAGGTAACTGCTATCGGTGGAACTGAATATGGAGTTgctttctttctccatttctCTGTTCATGATTCAAAGAAGGACAAAAAAGAAGGGGAAGACACTCGCATTCTGCCTGTCCATTACTCTGACAATTACTTTTCGCTTGTACCTGGTGAAGAGATGTCCATCACCATCTCCTTTGAGATCCTTCCGGGTGTCAACCCTCATGTTACTCTTCATGGCTGGAACTACCAAGGTGGACATACCGTTCTCTGA